In the genome of Calothrix sp. PCC 6303, the window TCCTGCTGAAAAGGTTTGGTAATATAATCAACAGCCCCAATTTCTAACCCTTTAACTTTATCCAAAGCATCAGATAAGGCTGTCATAAAAATAACTGGAATATGCTGAGTATTCAAGTTAGCTTTTAATCTCCGACAAGTTTCAAAACCATCAATACCAGGCATCATCACATCTAAGATAATTAAATCTGGATGAGCGTATTCCGCTTGTTCAATTGCTGACTCTCCATCTGTTGCCATCAGTACTTTCCAACTATGTCCCTGGATGGCTTCTGACAGCACTTTCAAATTGTTAGGATTATCATCAACTACAAGAATAAATATTGGTTTAACAACAACGCTTGCAATCATTTTACTGTTTCCTCAGCCACTAAAGACTTGATAAAATTACGTATTTTTACAGTTTGAAAATTAATAGTAAGTTTAGTTAACTCAGCAGCAAAGGGAACAAGTTGCTTATTGTTCTCTATTTGGATTTTTAAGATTTCTTCAATAGTCGGGATATCTCCCATCATTGCCAAATGATACAGTTGTTGTAAAATCTCTGGAGATGGCAGAACTAATTGATCATTGGCAGCAATTTGTTCCTTTTGTGTTGTGGGTTGCGGGGCAGGTTTTGTGTGAGATTCTGTGTAACTCCAGTCAACTTTTAGCAACGAACGTAATGCATCCAACAGTTCGGCTCTTTGAAGTGGTTTGGGTATAAAAGCTGCGGCACCTGCCTGTAAACTTTGTTGACGATTTTCTTCAAAGACATTGGCACTAGAAACAATAATTGGAATATTACTAGTTTGAGAATTCGCTTGTAAGTGAACCATAAACTCAAATCCATCCATATTAGGCATGGCTAAATCGAGTAAAATCACGTCGGGTTTAACTTCGCTGGCTACTTGCAATCCCTGCTTACCATCAGCAGCTTCTTGAACCACACAACCTATTTCCTCCAACAAGCTAGTTAACATCAAACGATGATGATGCTCATCATCAACAATCAGAATCCTAGGTGCATTACCTTGAATGCCAATAATTTGCCCCTGCTTTGAAGGATTTTTTTCTAAATGCCAATCAGGGGAAAGTAGTGCCGGAACCGTCACATCTAGCCAAAAAACGCTACCTTCACCTGAGATACTTTGTACTTGAATTTGACTATCCATCAATACAGCTATTCTTTGACTGATGGTTAATCCTAAACCAGTACCTTCAGAACGCTGTCCCAGTTCACCTACCTGTTCAAAAGGCAAAAATATTTTTTCTATATGCTCAGGTGACATTCCAACCCCTGTATCTTCTATTTGGAAGCGAAGTTTAGCAAGGGGGAATTGATTTGATTCTTGGATAGTTTCTAATAGCTCAACTTTAAAAGTGACAGCACCGCGATCAGTAAACTTAATCGCATTGCCAAGCAAATTAATTAAAACTTGTCGCAGTCGCTTTTCATCTGCTTCAATTGTGGTGGGTAAGCGATCGCTAATTAAGATTTTAAAGTCAATTCCTTTCTGTTGGGCACGAATCCCACAAATTTCTGTCACACCGTGTAAAAAAGTTGGCAAATGTAAGCTACTGTAAACTAATTCAAGTTTGCGGGCTTCAATTTTTGAAAGGTCAAGAATATCATTAATCAACATTAACAGGTGGGAACCGCATTGATAGATAACGCTAACTCCTTCCTGATTTTTCTCAGTCAAGTTGGGAGAAGCTTCCAAAACTTGAGCAAAACCGAGTATCCCATTTAAGGGTGTACGTAGTTCGTGGCTCATATTAGCAAGAAACTCACTTTTAGCTTGATTGGCAGTATCGGCAGCT includes:
- a CDS encoding CHASE2 domain-containing protein; the protein is MWQKIRDFIQNTKSILIITPSVALTVIVGQSLGLFNLPEWKLRDQWVRLKSQQQIADEIVIVTIDEADIQSVGKWPVPDWSLAQLLQKIRIQQPRAIGLDLYRDLPEGTGYEKLVQIFRTTPNLIGVEKITGERVNPPPELKKNNQVGLADLVLDGDRHVRRALLTAEDVKEGGVIKAGLATHVALKYLEAEKITLESVNEKQQKFRLGKAIYEPLKDQEAGYGDNDIGGYQVLLNWHGSETAFRQVSMRDVLAGKVPADLMRDRMVLIGSIASSTNDFFSTPFSSSFTSDQKATPGVVIHANIALQLVRGAKMEKINLRGIYGIHSLLWIFAWSVIGSAGSWRLATIKIKYKIPGGKILWTTVALSVALVGGSYWIFLNGVLIPVIPALVVFIGSVIATTNVYKQQQLEYANRVLEITNELLLDYSKTLETKVEERTHELLQAKQAADTANQAKSEFLANMSHELRTPLNGILGFAQVLEASPNLTEKNQEGVSVIYQCGSHLLMLINDILDLSKIEARKLELVYSSLHLPTFLHGVTEICGIRAQQKGIDFKILISDRLPTTIEADEKRLRQVLINLLGNAIKFTDRGAVTFKVELLETIQESNQFPLAKLRFQIEDTGVGMSPEHIEKIFLPFEQVGELGQRSEGTGLGLTISQRIAVLMDSQIQVQSISGEGSVFWLDVTVPALLSPDWHLEKNPSKQGQIIGIQGNAPRILIVDDEHHHRLMLTSLLEEIGCVVQEAADGKQGLQVASEVKPDVILLDLAMPNMDGFEFMVHLQANSQTSNIPIIVSSANVFEENRQQSLQAGAAAFIPKPLQRAELLDALRSLLKVDWSYTESHTKPAPQPTTQKEQIAANDQLVLPSPEILQQLYHLAMMGDIPTIEEILKIQIENNKQLVPFAAELTKLTINFQTVKIRNFIKSLVAEETVK